A section of the Apodemus sylvaticus chromosome 10, mApoSyl1.1, whole genome shotgun sequence genome encodes:
- the LOC127694321 gene encoding olfactory receptor 10-like: METFNFSSDQAFFLVGFSDWPHLELVLFVVISILYSLTLLGNSSIIALSRTDLRLQTPMYFFLSHLSFLDLCYTTSTVPQLLINLHGLDRTISYARCVAQLLIFLSLASTECVLLGVMAFDRYAAVCHPLHYTTIMHPQLCHALAISSWVGGLVNSLIQTGLMMAMPLCGHRLNHFFCEMPIFLKLACEETRRTEAKMFVARTIVLVCPAALILGSYARIARAVLKVKSSSGRRKAFGTCGSHILVVSLFYGSAIYTYLQPTHTYSESQGKFIALFYTIVTPMLNPLIYTLRNKDVKGALWKVLGRGTDSQ; this comes from the coding sequence ATGGAAACCTTCAATTTCAGTTCAGACCAGGCCTTCTTTTTGGTGGGATTCTCAGATTGGCCTCACCTTGAACTTGTCCTTTTTGTCGTCATTTCAATTCTGTATTCCCTCACTCTCCTTGGCAACTCTTCCATCATCGCTCTCTCCCGAACGGACCTTCGACTGCAaacacccatgtacttcttcctctcccatctctccttcctagACCTCTGCTACACCACCAGCACCGTGCCCCAGCTCCTCATAAATCTTCATGGTCTAGACAGGACCATCAGTTATGCACGGTGTGTGGCCCAgctccttatttttctttccctggCATCTACAGAGTGTGTGCTATTGGGGGTCATGGCCTTTGACCGCTATGCTGCTGTGTGCCATCCATTGCACTACACGACCATTATGCACCCTCAGCTATGTCACGCACTGGCCATTTCCTCCTGGGTAGGGGGCCTTGTGAATTCTCTGATTCAGACAGGCCTCATGATGGCCATGCCTCTCTGTGGCCATCGACTGAATCACTTCTTCTGTGAGATGCCCATATTCCTAAAGTTGGCTTGTGAGgaaacaagaagaacagaggctaAGATGTTTGTGGCCCGAACAATAGTTTTGGTCTGCCCGGCAGCACTTATCCTGGGCTCCTATGCTCGCATCGCCAGGGCAGTACTGAAGGTCAAGTCATCATCTGGGCGCAGAAAAGCTTTTGGGACTTGTGGATCTCACATTCTGGTGGTCTCTCTGTTTTATGGTTCAGCCATTTATACATACCTTCAACCCACTCACACCTATTCTGAAAGTCAGGGGAAGTTCATTGCCCTTTTTTATACTATAGTCACCCCCATGCTCAACCCTCTGATCTATACCCTGAGGAACAAGGATGTGAAGGGGGCTCTGTGGAAGGTTCTAGGAAGAGGCACAGACTCTCAGTAA
- the LOC127694524 gene encoding olfactory receptor 2Y1-like translates to MGTFNASLGEGFILVGFSDFPQLEVFLFVFILVFYLLTLFGNTTIIALSRLDVRLHTPMYFFLSHLSFLDLCYTTSTVPQLLINLCGFDRTISYGGCVAQLLIFLALVSTECLLLGVMAFDCYAAVCRPLHYTTIMHPQLCQGLAISSWVSGLVNSVIQTGLVMAMPLCSHRLNHFFCEMPIFLKLACEDTNGTEVKMFVARTIILIFPAALILGSYGHIARAILRIKSMAGRRKAFGTCGSHLIVVSLFYGSGIYTYLQPIHRYLENEGKFVAVFYTILTPILNPLIYTLRNKDVKGALWKVLGKSTDLV, encoded by the coding sequence ATGGGAACTTTCAATGCCAGTTTAGGGGAAGGCTTCATATTAGTAGGCTTCTCTGATTTCCCTCAACTGGAAGTTTTCCTCTTTGTCTTTATTCTAGTCTTTTATCTGCTAACTCTCTTTGGCAACACCACCATCATTGCTCTCTCGAGGCTGGATGTCAGattgcacacacccatgtactttttcctctcCCATCTTTCTTTCCTGGACCTGTGCTACACCACAAGCACCGTACCGCAACTTCTCATCAACCTCTGTGGGTTTGATAGGACCATCAGCTATGGAGGCTGTGTGGCTCAGCTCCTCATTTTCCTTGCCTTGGTCTCCACGGAGTGTCTGCTCCTGGGGGTCATGGCCTTTGACTGCTATGCTGCTGTGTGCCGTCCCCTGCATTACACAACCATTATGCACCCTCAGCTGTGTCAGGGACTGGCCATCTCCTCCTGGGTATCTGGCCTTGTGAACTCTGTGATTCAGACAGGACTTGTTATGGCCATGCCTCTCTGTAGCCATCGACTGAATCACTTCTTCTGTGAGATGCCCATATTCCTGAAATTGGCTTGTGAAGACACTAATGGAACAGAGGTCAAGATGTTTGTGGCCCGAACAATAATCTTGATCTTCCCTGCTGCCCTGATTCTGGGCTCCTATGGACACATTGCCAGGGCAATTCTGAGAATCAAATCAATGGCTGGACGCAGAAAAGCATTTGGGACTTGTGGGTCCCATCTCATTGTGGTCTCTCTGTTTTACGGCTCAGGAATATATACATACCTCCAACCCATCCACAGGTATTTGGAGAATGAGGGAaagtttgttgctgttttttataCTATACTCACCCCTATTCTCAACCCTTTAATATATACTCTGAGGAACAAGGATGTGAAGGGGGCTCTGTGGAAGGTACTTGGGAAAAGCACAGACTTAGTGTAA